From a region of the Odontesthes bonariensis isolate fOdoBon6 chromosome 4, fOdoBon6.hap1, whole genome shotgun sequence genome:
- the LOC142379025 gene encoding uncharacterized protein LOC142379025, with product MGLREFWTNYKVLIVMGTSLGLIHWGWYNLKANPLLRKNREDYIPEPGIVAFVSPPAAALPPLPAASKTK from the coding sequence ATGGGTCTGCGGGAGTTCTGGACGAACTACAAAGTGTTGATTGTGATGGGCACAAGTCTGGGGCTGATTCACTGGGGCTGGTACAATCTGAAGGCAAATCCACTGCTGCGCAAGAACAGAGAGGATTACATTCCTGAGCCTGGCATTGTTGCTTTCGTTTCACCCCCTGCagcagctcttcctcctcttcctgctgCTTCCAAGACCAAGTAA